In Chanodichthys erythropterus isolate Z2021 chromosome 18, ASM2448905v1, whole genome shotgun sequence, the following are encoded in one genomic region:
- the si:ch211-195b21.5 gene encoding uncharacterized protein si:ch211-195b21.5 isoform X2: MYRGPSNPDYHRAPVPPSGFGHPAASFGPPPFCPPFGVPPGPQYCAPQQGPPPGRPYGAGNENYNRESFYENRPFTSHTADQSGSTSISSQLTPSNQSSLSWSTKSLDEQNQEVRKKAEEFLRILQSGDRIELAADKSDTSDHTADKHPSRARSRSRGKSRPRSRSRSHGRSRGRSRARSRGKSRARSRTRSRSRSRAKSRTRAKSRARSRSRSRSHGKSVTSSKSQSRLSPSQTKMAYRGTAEGNHSSSSTSSGVSLGANAMPDLFHGLRQILQNKDLEKHLPMVKNALHRDQSTDGTRGMFLGNQSAVGGFQNPEPKFEPESSTELCYGSLLPHERAGGDNCSISNILSWNTLNQLPESKPAFQSVEDEEKFLYGEQEERSKPQAVTVPLAQTRSARSPVLHFIKEEQTHNLQEPKAHGMPASVQPTGLGTMKVTPEECEKVKNLLRTIGLNPSMTDIYKMAARLKEKKEEQGVAASFPLLKPALEALQALSRASKTDDSRSNRSGSSHSTHESKREEKMGEKERERREKQIQKKRKEYLVKELEGLMKQEGSGDLIPVMGFFCQRCEEFFGDMNSAERHVASHGRSDRNKTSSQEQHRDAKRHGDQHHTSSHRQESPSSRATSSRVHHEHRERSPDRKRNRDESTHPTDIKIKNEPEDKGSKDKSKDKSKGKKEKNDDDDDDAQSTKSEKKRKKKEKKLKKKEKKKKKDKKKAEANKESP, encoded by the exons ATGTATCGAGGTCCGTCGAACCCAGACTACCATCGAGCACCGGTCCCCCCGTCAGGTTTCGGACACCCCGCGGCATCATTTGGACCTCCGCCGTTCTGTCCTCCTTTTGGGGTTCCTCCGGGGCCTCAGTACTGCGCTCCACAGCAGGGTCCTCCTCCGGGACGCCCGTACGGAGCAGGGAATGAAAACTACAACAGAGAATCATTCTACGAG AACCGACCCTTCACCAGCCACACTGCTGACCAGAGTGGATCCACGAGCATCAGCTCTCAGCTCACACCTTCAAATCAGTCTTCACTAAGCTGGTCAACTAAAAGTCTAGATGAGCAAAACCAAGAAGTCAG GAAAAAGGCAGAGGAATTTCTCCGAATCCTGCAGTCAGGTGACCGCATTGAGCTGGCAGCAGATAAAAGTGACACCAGTGATCACACTGCAGACAAGCATCCCAGCCGAGCACGAAGTCGGAGCAGAGGGAAGAGCCGACCACGCAGTCGCAGCAGGAGTCATGGAAGGAGCCGGGGTCGTAGTCGAGCTCGGAGTCGTGGAAAGAGTCGAGCTCGTAGCAGAACACGTAGCCGTAGTCGCAGTCGTGCTAAAAGCCGCACAAGGGCCAAAAGTCGTGCGAGGAGTCGGAGCCGTAGTCGCAGCCATGGGAAGAGCGTAACGAGCAGTAAGAGTCAGTCACGTCTGAGCCCCAGTCAGACCAAAATGGCTTACAGAGGGACCGCAGAAGGCAATCACAGCTCTAGCAGCACCAGCAGCGGAGTGAGTCTGGGCGCTAACGCCATGCCTGATCTGTTTCATGGACTAAGACAGATCCTACAGAACAAAGATCTGGAGAAGCACCTGCCTATGGTCAAGAATGCCCTCCATAGAGACCAG AGTACTGATGGCACAAGGGGAATGTTTCTGGGAAATCAGTCTGCAGTTGGAGGCTTCCAGAATCCAGAGCCGAAGTTTGAACCTGAAAGCTCAACTGAACTCTGTTATGGTTCCCTGCTTCCTCACGAGAGGGCTGGTGGAGACAACTGCAGCATTTCCAATATCTTATCCTGGAACACACTCAACCAGCTGCCTGAATCTAAGCCTGCGTTCCAGAGTGTTGAGGATGAAGAGAAATTTCTGTATGGAGAGCAAGAGGAGAGATCCAAACCTCAAGCTGTGACGGTTCCGTTGGCCCAGACAAGATCTGCGAGGTCTCCGGTTCTTCATTTCATTAAAGAGGAGCAGACTCACAATCTCCAGGAACCCAAAGCACATGGCATGCCTGCTAGCGTTCAGCCCACTGGTTTGGGCACAATGAAAGTCACTCCAGAGGAATGCGAGAAGGTGAAAAACCTCCTGAGGACCATCGGCCTGAATCCAAGCATGACTGACATCTATAAAATGGCTGCCAGACTAAAGGAGAAAAAGGAAGAACAAGGAGTGGCTGCTTCATTCCCATTGCTCAAACCAGCCCTGGAGGCGCTGCAAGCACTGTCCCGAG CATCCAAAACGGATGACAGTAGGAGTAATCGCTCTGGAAGCAGCCATTCTACTCATGAATCCAAGCGGGAGGAGAAG ATGGGTGAGAAGGAGCGAGAGAGACGAGAGAAACAGATTCAGAAGAAAAGGAAAGAGTACCTGGTGAAGGAACTGGAGGGTCTGATGAAACAGGAAG GTAGTGGTGATTTGATCCCAGTGATGGGTTTCTTCTGTCAGCGCTGTGAAGAGTTCTTCGGGGATATGAACAGCGCAGAGAGACATGTAGCAAGTCACGGCCGCAGCGACAGGAATAAG ACAAGTTCACAGGAACAGCACAGGGATGCTAAGAGACACGGAGACCAGCATCACACATCCTCTCACAGACAGGAGAGCCCGTCCAGTAGGGCGACATCTTCACGAGTTCATCACGAACACAGGGAACGCAGTCCCGACAGAAAGCGCAACAGAGATGAAAGCACTCATCCTACAGACATCAAAATCAAAAACGAGCCTGAGGACAAAGGCAGTAAGGATAAGAGTAAAGACAAATCCAAagggaaaaaggaaaaaaatgacGACGACGACGATGATGCACAATCAACAAAGAgtgagaagaaaagaaaaaagaaggagaagaaattgaagaaaaaagaaaagaagaagaagaaggacaAGAAAAAAGCAGAAGCTAATAAAGAGTCACCTTAA
- the si:ch211-195b21.5 gene encoding uncharacterized protein si:ch211-195b21.5 isoform X1 translates to MYRGPSNPDYHRAPVPPSGFGHPAASFGPPPFCPPFGVPPGPQYCAPQQGPPPGRPYGAGNENYNRESFYENRPFTSHTADQSGSTSISSQLTPSNQSSLSWSTKSLDEQNQEVRKKAEEFLRILQSGDRIELAADKSDTSDHTADKHPSRARSRSRGKSRPRSRSRSHGRSRGRSRARSRGKSRARSRTRSRSRSRAKSRTRAKSRARSRSRSRSHGKSVTSSKSQSRLSPSQTKMAYRGTAEGNHSSSSTSSGVSLGANAMPDLFHGLRQILQNKDLEKHLPMVKNALHRDQSTDGTRGMFLGNQSAVGGFQNPEPKFEPESSTELCYGSLLPHERAGGDNCSISNILSWNTLNQLPESKPAFQSVEDEEKFLYGEQEERSKPQAVTVPLAQTRSARSPVLHFIKEEQTHNLQEPKAHGMPASVQPTGLGTMKVTPEECEKVKNLLRTIGLNPSMTDIYKMAARLKEKKEEQGVAASFPLLKPALEALQALSRASKTDDSRSNRSGSSHSTHESKREEKKMGEKERERREKQIQKKRKEYLVKELEGLMKQEGSGDLIPVMGFFCQRCEEFFGDMNSAERHVASHGRSDRNKTSSQEQHRDAKRHGDQHHTSSHRQESPSSRATSSRVHHEHRERSPDRKRNRDESTHPTDIKIKNEPEDKGSKDKSKDKSKGKKEKNDDDDDDAQSTKSEKKRKKKEKKLKKKEKKKKKDKKKAEANKESP, encoded by the exons ATGTATCGAGGTCCGTCGAACCCAGACTACCATCGAGCACCGGTCCCCCCGTCAGGTTTCGGACACCCCGCGGCATCATTTGGACCTCCGCCGTTCTGTCCTCCTTTTGGGGTTCCTCCGGGGCCTCAGTACTGCGCTCCACAGCAGGGTCCTCCTCCGGGACGCCCGTACGGAGCAGGGAATGAAAACTACAACAGAGAATCATTCTACGAG AACCGACCCTTCACCAGCCACACTGCTGACCAGAGTGGATCCACGAGCATCAGCTCTCAGCTCACACCTTCAAATCAGTCTTCACTAAGCTGGTCAACTAAAAGTCTAGATGAGCAAAACCAAGAAGTCAG GAAAAAGGCAGAGGAATTTCTCCGAATCCTGCAGTCAGGTGACCGCATTGAGCTGGCAGCAGATAAAAGTGACACCAGTGATCACACTGCAGACAAGCATCCCAGCCGAGCACGAAGTCGGAGCAGAGGGAAGAGCCGACCACGCAGTCGCAGCAGGAGTCATGGAAGGAGCCGGGGTCGTAGTCGAGCTCGGAGTCGTGGAAAGAGTCGAGCTCGTAGCAGAACACGTAGCCGTAGTCGCAGTCGTGCTAAAAGCCGCACAAGGGCCAAAAGTCGTGCGAGGAGTCGGAGCCGTAGTCGCAGCCATGGGAAGAGCGTAACGAGCAGTAAGAGTCAGTCACGTCTGAGCCCCAGTCAGACCAAAATGGCTTACAGAGGGACCGCAGAAGGCAATCACAGCTCTAGCAGCACCAGCAGCGGAGTGAGTCTGGGCGCTAACGCCATGCCTGATCTGTTTCATGGACTAAGACAGATCCTACAGAACAAAGATCTGGAGAAGCACCTGCCTATGGTCAAGAATGCCCTCCATAGAGACCAG AGTACTGATGGCACAAGGGGAATGTTTCTGGGAAATCAGTCTGCAGTTGGAGGCTTCCAGAATCCAGAGCCGAAGTTTGAACCTGAAAGCTCAACTGAACTCTGTTATGGTTCCCTGCTTCCTCACGAGAGGGCTGGTGGAGACAACTGCAGCATTTCCAATATCTTATCCTGGAACACACTCAACCAGCTGCCTGAATCTAAGCCTGCGTTCCAGAGTGTTGAGGATGAAGAGAAATTTCTGTATGGAGAGCAAGAGGAGAGATCCAAACCTCAAGCTGTGACGGTTCCGTTGGCCCAGACAAGATCTGCGAGGTCTCCGGTTCTTCATTTCATTAAAGAGGAGCAGACTCACAATCTCCAGGAACCCAAAGCACATGGCATGCCTGCTAGCGTTCAGCCCACTGGTTTGGGCACAATGAAAGTCACTCCAGAGGAATGCGAGAAGGTGAAAAACCTCCTGAGGACCATCGGCCTGAATCCAAGCATGACTGACATCTATAAAATGGCTGCCAGACTAAAGGAGAAAAAGGAAGAACAAGGAGTGGCTGCTTCATTCCCATTGCTCAAACCAGCCCTGGAGGCGCTGCAAGCACTGTCCCGAG CATCCAAAACGGATGACAGTAGGAGTAATCGCTCTGGAAGCAGCCATTCTACTCATGAATCCAAGCGGGAGGAGAAG AAGATGGGTGAGAAGGAGCGAGAGAGACGAGAGAAACAGATTCAGAAGAAAAGGAAAGAGTACCTGGTGAAGGAACTGGAGGGTCTGATGAAACAGGAAG GTAGTGGTGATTTGATCCCAGTGATGGGTTTCTTCTGTCAGCGCTGTGAAGAGTTCTTCGGGGATATGAACAGCGCAGAGAGACATGTAGCAAGTCACGGCCGCAGCGACAGGAATAAG ACAAGTTCACAGGAACAGCACAGGGATGCTAAGAGACACGGAGACCAGCATCACACATCCTCTCACAGACAGGAGAGCCCGTCCAGTAGGGCGACATCTTCACGAGTTCATCACGAACACAGGGAACGCAGTCCCGACAGAAAGCGCAACAGAGATGAAAGCACTCATCCTACAGACATCAAAATCAAAAACGAGCCTGAGGACAAAGGCAGTAAGGATAAGAGTAAAGACAAATCCAAagggaaaaaggaaaaaaatgacGACGACGACGATGATGCACAATCAACAAAGAgtgagaagaaaagaaaaaagaaggagaagaaattgaagaaaaaagaaaagaagaagaagaaggacaAGAAAAAAGCAGAAGCTAATAAAGAGTCACCTTAA
- the fam98a gene encoding protein FAM98A — MEFTDVLDSLEDLGYQGPLLEDGALETAVTGGAASPEYTKLCAWLVSELKLYCKLEENVHATNCPSEGEGFQLEMSGLLSEMCCPYPALTTGEVTKRLLNANNCLLLLGFLISELESSRMTLVNHPQKKVQESSVFIELKGICMALGMSKPPANITMFQFFSGIEKKLKEALSKVPPSHIGEPLLKKPLGPVHWEKIEAINQALVNEYEVRRKMLLKRLDVTVQSFGWSERAKTRADKLSKVYQPLRVALATKTRVSVAHLFAAREDLSKILRTSSGHIREKSACAINKVLMGRVPDRGGRPNEIEPPPPEMPTWQKRQDGPQGGGGGQYYSSGGGGRGGGRGGYDQQQGSRGGHDRGGGGGRGGRGDHRGDKAQGNWQDGSGGGGYQGHNQDRGYRSGYGGGGGYHGGQQGSGYQGGGYQGGQQGSGYQGGGYQGGGGSFQHEGYYQDGGRPQERGGRGGRGGRGRGRGSGQGGGWGGRGGQNFNQGGQFEQFFQQGGHQYNQAGFGQGRQFTS; from the exons ATGGAGTTTACCGATGTACTTGATTCCTTGGAGGACCTGGG ATACCAGGGGCCACTCCTAGAGGACGGAGCGCTTGAGACAGCGGTGACTGGTGGTGCTGCATCTCCAGAGTACACTAAACTGTGTGCGTGGCTTGTGTCTGAGCTGAAGCTCTATTGCAAACTAGAGGAGAATGTGCACGCCACTAACT GTCCAAGTGAGGGTGAGGGGTTTCAGCTGGAGATGAGTGGTCTTTTATCTGAGATGTGCTGTCCATATCCTGCTCTCACTACTGGAGAGGTCACCAAACGTCTGCTGAATGCAAACAACTGCCTGTTACTGCTAG GCTTCTTGATCTCTGAGCTCGAGTCGTCCAGGATGACCCTGGTGAACCATCCCCAGAAGAAGGTGCAGGAGAGTAGTGTTTTCATAGAGCTGAAGGGCATCTGTATGGCTTTGGGCATGTCCAAACCTCCTGCCAACATCACCATGTTCCAATTCTTCAGTGGGATTGAGAAAAAG CTGAAAGAAGCTTTGTCCAAGGTCCCTCCATCTCATATAGGAGAACCACTACTGAAGAAACCACTGGGTCCTGTACATTGG GAGAAAATTGAAGCAATAAACCAAGCACTTGTGAATGAGTATGAAGTCAGAAGAAAGATGTTGCTGAAGCGACTGGATGTGACCGTGCAATCTTTTGGCTGGTCAGAAAGAGCCAAG ACACGCGCTGATAAACTTTCAAAAGTGTACCAGCCTCTTCGTGTGGCGCTGGCCACTAAAACCAGAGTATCTGTGGCTCACCTGTTTGCTGCTAGAGAAGATTTATCAAAGATCCTGAGAACCAGCAGTGGTCACATCAGGGAGAAATCGGCCTGTGCCATTAACAAG GTCCTGATGGGTCGTGTGCCGGATCGAGGAGGGAGACCTAATGAGATCGAACCCCCACCTCCGGAGATGCCTACGTGGCAGAAACGGCAAGATGGTCCACAAGGGGGCGGCGGAGGACAGTACTACTCCAGTGGTGGAGGAGGAAGAGGTGGTGGACGAGGTGGTTATGACCAGCAGCAGGGCAGCCGCGGCGGTCATGACAGAGGAGGTGGAGGCGGCAGAGGTGGGAGAGGAGACCACCGTGGTGATAAAGCTCAGGGGAACTGGCAGGATGGCTCTGGCGGAGGTGGATACCAAGGTCATAACCAGGATCGCGGATATCGAAGCGGTTATGGAGGAGGGGGTGGCTACCATGGAGGCCAGCAGGGGTCGGGATATCAAGGAGGAGGCTACCAAGGAGGCCAGCAGGGGTCGGGATACCAAGGCGGAGGCTACCAAGGCGGAGGTGGGAGTTTCCAGCACGAGGGCTACTATCAGGATGGAGGACGACCCCAGGAGAGAGGTGGAAGGGGTGGTCGTGGGGGTAGAGGGCGGGGAAGAGGAAGTGGGCAGGGAGGAGGATGGGGTGGAAGAGGAGGGCAGAATTTTAACCAAGGTGGGCAGTTTGAGCAATTCTTTCAGCAAGGTGGGCACCAGTATAACCAGGCCGGCTTTGGCCAGGGAAGACAGTTTACTAGCTGA